Below is a genomic region from Penaeus monodon isolate SGIC_2016 chromosome 33, NSTDA_Pmon_1, whole genome shotgun sequence.
NNNNNNNNNNNNNNNNNNNNNNNNNNNNNNNNNNNNNNNNNNNNNNNNNNNNNNNNNNNNNNNNNNNNNNNNNNNNNNNNNNNNNNNNNNNNNNNNNNNNNNNNNNNNNNNNNNNNNNNNNNNNNNNNNNNNNNNNNNNNNNNNNNNNNNNNNNNNNNNNNNNNNNNNNNNNNNNNNNNNNNNNNNNNNNNNNNNNNNNNNNNNNNNNNNNNNNNNNNNNNNNNNNNNNNNNNNNNNNNNNNNNNNNNNNNNNNNNNNNNNNNNNNNNNNNNNNNNNNNNNNNNNNNNNNNNNNNNNNNNNNNNNNNNNNNNNNNNNNNNNNNNNNNNNNNNNNNNNNNNNNNNNNNNNNNNNNNNNNNNNNNNNNNNNNNNNNNNNNNNNNNNNNNNNNNNNNNNNNNNNNNNNNNNNNNNNNNNNNNNNNNNNNNNNNNNNNNNNNNNNNNNNNNNNNNNNNNNNNNNNNNNNNNNNNNNNNNNNNNNNNNNNNNNNNNNNNNNNNNNNNNNNNNNNNNNNNNNNNNNNNNNNNNNNNNNNNNNNNNNNNNNNNNNNNNNNNNNNNNNNNNNNNNNNNNNNNNNNNNNNNNNNNNNNNNNNNNNNNNNNNNNNNNNNNNNNNNNNNNNNNNNNNNNNNNNNNNNNNNNNNNNNNNNNNNNNNNNNNNNNNNNNNNNNNNNNNNNNNNNNNNNNNNNNNNNNNNNNNNNNNNNNNNNNNNNNNNNNNNNNNNNNNNNNNNNNNNNNNNNNNNNNNNNNNNNNNNNNNNNNNNNNNNNNNNNNNNNNNNNNNNNNNNNNNNNNNNNNNNNNNNNNNNNNNNNNNNNNNNNNNNNNNNNNNNNNNNNNNNNNNNNNNNNNNNNNNNNNNNNNNNNNNNNNNNNNNNNNNNNNNNNNNNNNNNNNNNNNNNNNNNNNNNNNNNNNNNNNNNNNNNNNNNNNNNNNNNNNNNNNNNNNNNNNNNNNNNNNNNNNNNNNNNNNNNNNNNNNNNNNNNNNNNNNNNNNNNNNNNNNNNNNNNNNNNNNNNNNNNNNNNNNNNNNNNNNNNNNNNNNNNNNNNNNNNNNNNNNNNNNNNNNNNNNNNNNNNNNNNNNNNNNNNNNNNNNNNNNNNNNNNNNNNNNNNNNNNNNNNNNNNNNNNNNNNNNNNNNNNNNNNNNNNNNNNNNNNNNNNNNNNNNNNNNNNNNNNNNNNNNNNNNNNNNNNNNNNNNNNNNNNNNNNNNNNNNNNNNNNNNNNNNNNNNNNNNNNNNNNNNNNNNNNNNNNNNNNNNNNNNNNNNNNNNNNNNNNNNNNNNNNNNNNNNNNNNNNNNNNNNNNNNNNNNNNNNNNNNNNNNNNNNNNNNNNNNNNNNNNNNNNNNNNNNNNNNNNNNNNNNNNNNNNNNNNNNNNNNNNNNNNNNNNNNNNNNNNNNNNNNNNNNNNNNNNNNNNNNNNNNNNNNNNNNNNNNNNNNNNNNNNNNNNNNNNNNNNNNNNNNNNNNNNNNNNNNNNNNNNNNNNNNNNNNNNNNNNNNNNNNNNNNNNNNNNNNNNNNNNNNNNNNNNNNNNNNNNNNNNNNNNNNNNNNNNNNNNNNNNNNNNNNNNNNNNNNNNNNNNNNNNNNNNNNNNNNNNNNNNNNNNNNNNNNNNNNNNNNNNNNNNNNNNNNNNNNNNNNNNNNNNNNNNNNNNNNNNNNNNNNNNNNNNNNNNNNNNNNNNNNNNNNNNNNNNNNNNNNNNNNNNNNNNNNNNNNNNNNNNNNNNNNNNNNNNNNNNNNNNNNNNNNNNNNNNNNNNNNNNNNNNNNNNNNNNNNNNNNNNNNNNNNNNNNNNNNNNNNNNNNNNNNNNNNNNNNNNNNNNNNNNNNNNNNNNNNNNNNNNNNNNNNNNNNNNNNNNNNNNNNNNNNNNNNNNNNNNNNNNNNNNNNNNNNNNNNNNNNNNNNNNNNNNNNNNNNNNNNNNNNNNNNNNNNNNNNNNNNNNNNNNNNNNNNNNNNNNNNNNNNNNNNNNNNNNNNNNNNNNNNNNNNNNNNNNNNNNNNNNNNNNNNNNNNNNNNNNNNNNNNNNNNNNNNNNNNNNNNNNNNNNNNNNNNNNNNNNNNNNNNNNNNNNNNNNNNNNNNNNNNNNNNNNNNNNNNNNNNNNNNNNNNNNNNNNNNNNNNNNNNNNNNNNNNNNNNNNNNNNNNNNNNNNNNNNNNNNNNNNNNNNNNNNNNNNNNNNNNNNNNNNNNNNNNNNNNNNNNNNNNNNNNNNNNNNNNNNNNNNNNNNNNNNNNNNNNNNNNNNNNNNNNNNNNNNNNNNNNNNNNNNNNNNNNNNNNNNNNNNNNNNNNNNNNNNNNNNNNNNNNNNNNNNNNNNNNNNNNNNNNNNNNNNNNNNNNNNNNNNNNNNNNNNNNNNNNNNNNNNNNNNNNNNNNNNNNNNNNNNNNNNNNNNNNNNNNNNNNNNNNNNNNNNNNNNNNNNNNNNNNNNNNNNNNNNNNNNNNNNNNNNNNNNNNNNNNNNNNNNNNNNNNNNNNNNNNNNNNNNNNNNNNNNNNNNNNNNNNNNNNNNNNNNNNNNNNNNNNNNNNNNNNNNNNNNNNNNNNNNNNNNNNNNNNNNNNNNNNNNNNNNNNNNNNNNNNNNNNNNNNNNNNNNNNNNNNNNNNNNNNNNNNNNNNNNNNNNNNNNNNNNNNNNNNNNNNNNNNNNNNNNNNNNNNNNNNNNNNNNNNNNNNNNNNNNNNNNNNNNNNNNNNNNNNNNNNNNNNNNNNNNNNNNNNNNNNNNNNNNNNNNNNNNNNNNNNNNNNNNNNNNNNNNNNNNNNNNNNNNNNNNNNNNNNNNNNNNNNNNNNNNNNNNNNNNNNNNNNNNNNNNNNNNNNNNNNNNNNNNNNNNNNNNNNNNNNNNNNNNNNNNNNNNNNNNNNNNNNNNNNNNNNNNNNNNNNNNNNNNNNNNNNNNNNNNNNNNNNNNNNNNNNNNNNNNNNNNNNNNNNNNNNNNNNNNNNNNNNNNNNNNNNNNNNNNNNNNNNNNNNNNNNNNNNNNNNNNNNNNNNNNNNNNNNNNNNNNNNNNNNNNNNNNNNNNNNNNNNNNNNNNNNNNNNNNNNNNNNNNNNNNNNNNNNNNNNNNNNNNNNNNNNNNNNNNNNNNNNNNNNNNNNNNNNNNNNNNNNNNNNNNNNNNNNNNNNNNNNNNNNNNNNNNNNNNNNNNNNNNNNNNNNNNNNNNNNNNNNNNNNNNNNNNNNNNNNNNNNNNNNNNNNNNNNNNNNNNNNNNNNNNNNNNNNNNNNNNNNNNNNNNNNNNNNNNNNNNNNNNNNNNNNNNNNNNNNNNNNNNNNNNNNNNNNNNNNNNNNNNNNNNNNNNNNNNNNNNNNNNNNNNNNNNNNNNNNNNNNNNNNNNNNNNNNNNNNNNNNNNNNNNNNNNNNNNNNNNNNNNNNNNNNNNNNNNNNNNNNNNNNNNNNNNNNNNNNNNNNNNNNNNNNNNNNNNNNNNNNNNNNNNNNNNNNNNNNNNNNNNNNNNNNNNNNNNNNNNNNNNNNNNNNNNNNNNNNNNNNNNNNNNNNNNNNNNNNNNNNNNNNNNNNNNNNNNNNNNNNNNNNNNNNNNNNNNNNNNNNNNNNNNNNNNNNNNNNNNNNNNNNNNNNNNNNNNNNNNNNNNNNNNNNNNNNNNNNNNNNNNNNNNNNNNNNNNNNNNNNNNNNNNNNNNNNNNNNNNATTCATTCAAGAACTGACGCAGCAGCCCTAATATTGCGGATCTTTTCTCATGGCGACCACTGCCAAAGTAATGAATAGTGATAGTGAGCGTTTAAGCActgtaaaataaatgtaatatcttGAGCATACATGTAAAGTTGAATTAGAAACTTAACGAAGGACGTATCCCAGACGGAGATGCACCAGGCAGCGGAGGCGGGCGACGAAATCCGTCTGCGTCGCCTTCTTGAGGAAATGCAAAAAGACATCAGCAAACAAGACGAAAATGGTCTCACGCCCCTCCATCTGGCCGCTAAGAAGACACGCCTTCGGTGCTGTCAGATCCTCCTTGACGTCAGCCACAAGGAAATCAATGTAAAGGACAGATCAGGCAACACGCCCCTGTTACTCTGCATCTCAAATAAGCCGGGGTCGTTCGAAACGGCTAAATTGCTCATTTCGGAGGGCGCTAACGTCAATTCTTCGAACAAAGCAAAATTAACCGCTCTACATACTGCGGCCGAACGTGGAAACCTGGaagttcttcatcttctcctgctGCAGAAGGACATCGCGCTGAATTCGGAAGATTCAGAAAGGCACACACCCCTCCACCTGGCGTCCAAGGCGGGCCACTGGAAAATCTGCCAAGCCCTTCTGCTGGCCGGTGCGGACGTGGCAGCTTGCAATGTCCGCGGTCTGACGCCCCTGCACATCGCCGCAAAAATGGGTTTCTCCGAGTGCGGTAAACATCTGCTTTCAGCGGAAGGTGTCAACAGCCCCGACGCGCAGGGTAATACTGCCCTGCACTTGCTCTGTGCTTCAGGGAAGAACAGTCCCGAGTGCGCCAGGGTTCTGTTCGAGGGCGGGGCCAGTGCTGACTCGGAGAACAAGAAAGGAGAAACGCCGTTCCATGTGGCGCAATTTTCGCGCTTTGACGTAAAAAAGACTTTCCAGCACCAAGAGGTAGATCTGTTCCTCCGAGACGCCAGTGGGAGCACAGCCTTGCACTACGCAGCGGACAGGCGGGAGTCGAAACACGTTGAACTCATCCTGCTGATGGCCCGGGAGAGGAGTCTGGACGTGGTGCGACTGGTTAATGTGAGGAACGAAGCTGGGATGACGGCTCTTCATGTAGCCATCgcgcgaggagagagggatagctGCAGGGCGCTCTTAAAGGCCGGGGCAGATGCCACGATATCCTGTGAATCCTTAGGCCCTCCGATCAGCATGGCATCTCAGAGGGGACTGCAAGACATGTGATATCCTTACAGAAAAATGAGTAAAACACATTAAGATGTGcagatataaataattgtttttgtaACATTACTGAATTCCATAAAATATTTCAGTGTTTCAGTTTTGATGAGTAGTTTTGATTAAAACTGAATATTAAATCCGTCATTTCATTatccatgtacacatatatatgtttaaaaatctaCCACCATATATCCTCACTGNNNNNNNNNNNNNNNNNNNNNNNNNNNNNNNNNNNNNNNNNNNNNNNNNNNNNNNNNNNNNNNNNNNNNNNNNNNNNNNNNNNNNNNNNNNNNNNNNNNNNNNNNNNNNNNNNNcatttataattttaataaatttagctTGCTATCACCCTTGCAAATCACCAGTTGTGTTTGGATAAAGGATTTCATTCAAGCAAGGAAGGGAATAGGAACACATTATTGTCGTAAATCTTATTGTTTTCAATCATTgtgatcatcattgtcatcctcattattattgcattatttatatgGTCACTGCAAAACACACAGGGTTAACTAaatactacttatatatctatttatctctttttatatctctaaTCCTTATTTNNNNNNNNNNNNNNNNNNNNNNNNNNNNNNNNNNNNNNNNNNNNNNNNNNNNNNNNNNATATGTATTATTANNNNNNNNNNNNNNNNNNNNNNNNNNNNNNNNNNNNNNNNNNNNNNNNNNNNNNNATGAGTATGTGGTGTTCTCTNNNNNNNNNNNNNNNNNNNNNNNNNNNNNNNNNNNNNNNNNNNNNNNNNNNNNNNNNNNNNNNNNNNNNNNNNNNNNNNACAATAAtgtgatgtgtataatatatattatatatctattttctcttttNNNNNNNNNNNNNNNNNNNNNNNNNNNNNNNNNNNNNNNNNNNNNNNNNNNNNNNNNNNNNNNNNNNNNNNNNNNNNNNNNNNNNNNNNNNNNNNNNNNNNNNNNNNNNNNNNNNNNNNNNNNNNNNNNNNNNNNNNNNNNNNNNNNNNNNNNNNNNNNNNNNNNNNNNNNNNNNNNNNNNNNNNNNNNNNNNNNNNNNNNNNNNNNNNNNNNNNNNNNNNNNNNNNNNNNNNNNNNNNNNNNNNNNNNNNNNNNNNNNNNNNNNNNNNNNNNNNNNNNNNNNNNNNNNNNNNNNNNNNNNNNNNNNNNNNNNNNNNNNNNNNNNNNNNNNNNNNNNNNNNNNNNNNNNNNNNNNNNNNNNNNNNNNNNNNNNNNNNNNNNNNNNNNNNNNNNNNNNNNNNNNNNNNNNNNNNNNNNNNNNNNNNNNNNNNNNNNNNNNNNNNNNNNNNNNNNNNNNNNNNNNNNNNNNNNNNNNNNNNNNNNNNNNNNNNNNNNNNNNNNNNNNNNNNNNNNNNNNNNNNNNNNNNNNNNNNNNNNNNNNNNNNNNNNNNNNNNNNNNNNNNNNNNNNNNNNNNNNNNNNNNNNNNNNNNNNNNNNNNNNNNNNNNNNNNNNNNNNNNNNNNNNNNNNNNNNNNNNNNNNNNNNNNNNNNNNNNNNNNNNNNNNNNNNNNNNNNNNNNNNNNNNNNNNNNNNNNNNNNNNNNNNNNNNNNNNNNNNNNNNNNNNNNNNNNNNNNNNNNNNNNNNNNNNNNNNNNNNNNNNNNNNNNNNNNNNNNNNNNNNNNNNNNNNNNNNNNNNNNNNNNNNNNNNNNNNNNNNNNNNNNNNNNNNNNNNNNNNNNNNNNNNNNNNNNNNNNNNNNNNNNNNNNNNNNNNNNNNNNNNNNNNNNNNNNNNNNNNNNNNNNNNNNNNNNNNNNNNNNNNNNNNNNNNNNNNNNNNNNNNNNNNNNNNNNNNNNNNNNNNNNNNNNNNNNNNNNNNNNNNNNNNNNNNNNNNNNNNNNNNNNNNNNNNNNNNNNNNNNNNNNNNNNNNNNNNNNNNNNNNNNNNNNNNNNNNNNNNNNNNNNNNNNNNNNNNNNNNNNNNNNNNNNNNNNNNNNNNNNNNNNNNNNNNNNNNNNNNNNNNNNNNNNNNNNNNNNNNNNNNNNNNNNNNNNNNNNNNNNNNNNNNNNNNNNNNNNNNNNNNNNNNNNNNNNNNNNNNNNNNNNNNNNNNNNNNNNNNNNNNNNNNNNNNNNNNNNNNNNNNNNNNNNNNNNNNNNNNNNNNNNNNNNNNNNNNNNNNNNNNNNNNNNNNNNNNNNNNNNNNNNNNNNNNNNNNNNNNNNNNNNNNNNNNNNNNNNNNNNNNNNNNNNNNNNNNNNNNNNNNNNNNNNNNNNNNNNNNNNNNNNNNNNNNNNNNNNNNNNNNNN
It encodes:
- the LOC119594284 gene encoding serine/threonine-protein phosphatase 6 regulatory ankyrin repeat subunit A-like (The sequence of the model RefSeq protein was modified relative to this genomic sequence to represent the inferred CDS: added 21 bases not found in genome assembly), which codes for MHMRNAFHQIFDFLLNTENVEKKKRTERDIDFRDLLEESLEHISSASEDEDNVAHRHIAKAIIHSCFWEESLKSYGTPGDLTPPEKQKNGNLRLLVKHLPDEAKMALDKCMAKDGSMEGAHQRGYIVRYLDQEYFVGVNPKKAKGTYTLSRSGEQLTKGVRVGGVSRAWREDHVVAWMTRYERHGLLQHPLVTRWLDYKWQSYVSYGLYACIVLASVLALLLTVFTAISWDWSYLKQEYNYTQDMVCAFESEKIVGPEVETLLRRKGHSPLVLSYIIVALLALWAVHDLYSFAMLRKKYFTKENVAFLACAIASVVFVMNFSHCSQLTYVRETEMHQAAEAGDEIRLRRLLEEMQKDISKQDENGLTPLHLAAKKTRLRCCQILLDVSHKEINVKDRSGNTPLLLCISNKPGSFETAKLLISEGANVNSSNKAKLTALHTAAERGNLEVLHLLLLQKDIALNSEDSERHTPLHLASKAGHWKICQALLLAGADVAACNVRGLTPLHIAAKMGFSECGKHLLSAEGVNSPDAQGNTALHLLCASGKNSPECARVLFEGGASADSENKKGETPFHVAQFSRFDVKKTFQHQEVDLFLRDASGSTALHYAADRRESKHVELILLMARERSLDVVRLVNVRNEAGMTALHVAIARGERDSCRALLKAGADATISCESLGPPISMASQRGLQDM